The Halomonas denitrificans DNA window TTCATCGTCGCCGGACCGCAGGCACGGCGAACGGCCTCGAGCATGCGTCGCGCAGCGTTCGGCCGGCCGTCGCGCAGCGCCCGCCACGGCAGAACGACGTCGATCTCGTCGGCGCAGGCCTCGAGCGCGTGCTCGACTGTCGCGGTGACAGCGGCGACGTCGTCGTCGCCGGCCGGGAAATTGGCCACCGTTGCCAGGAGAATCCGGTGGTCCGGATCGGCATCGGCCAGGGTCCGCTTCGCCACGCCGACCCGGTCGGGCAGTACGCAGACCGCGGCGGGACGGCCGAAGGGGGTGTGCGCACGGCGACACAGGGTCTCGATCGCTGCCTCCGGATCGCCGGCTTCGAGCCGCGTGAGGTCCAGCGCTTCCAACAGCCGCTGGAGCCGTTCAGTCCGCATCCGGGGCTTCCTCCTCGTCGAAGGGCGGTACGCCTTGCGTCTCCAGCGATTCCTGGTAGTCCTCGACCCGCTCGGCGGCGAGGTCCGTGCGGTAGAAACGGGCGACGTGATACAGCGCATCGCCTTCGTTGACCAGCGGGAGATTCGAGCGACCGATGATCAGCCCGCTGAACGGTGCACGGACGTCCTGTTCGCGCTCGCCGAAGGGGTCGGACACGACACCGAGCACGCTCTGGTCGCGCGTCACGCGCTGGCCGATGTCGAGTCGGGCGCGGAACAGGCCGCTTTCGGGGGCGCGAACCCAGCCGCTCGAGCGCGCCACCACCGGCTCCGGCGGCGGCTTCCTCCGGGTAGCGGGCAGCATGTCGAGCGCCTCCATGACCCGAAGGATCCCATTGATGCCGCCGCGGATCGAGAAATCGTCGAGGCGCAGGGCTTCGCCGGCCTCGTAGAGCAGCACCGGGATGTCGTGCTCGGCGGCTGCTGCGCGTAGCGATCCGTCGCGAATCGCCGCGTTCAGGATGACCGGGGTACCGAAGGCGCGCGCGAGCCGAAGCGTTTCCGGGTCGTCGAGGTCGGCGCGGATCTGCGGCAGGTTGCTTCGATGGACCGCCCCGGTGTGCAGGTCGATTCCGTGCGTGGCCTGGCCGACGATTTCGCGCATGAACAGGTGGGCCACGCGGCCGGCCAGGGACCCGCGCTCGGACCCGGGAAATGAGCGGTTCAGGTCGCGTCGGTCGGGCAGGTAGCGACTGGACTGGATGAAGCCGTGCAGATTCACGATCGGCACGGCGACCAGGGTGCCCCGAAGCCGGTCGAGTACGGGAAGCTTGAGCAGCTGCCGAAGGATTTCGACCCCGTTCAGCTCGTCGCCGTGGATCGCGGCGCTGACGAACAGCACCGGTCCGGCCTTGCGGCCGCAGATGACCTGCACCGGCATCACCGTCGGTGTATGCGTGTAGAGCCGCCCCATCTCCAGGTCGATGCTCGTGCGCTCGCCGGGCGCGACGGAGGTGCCGCCGATCGTGATCGATCGATTGCTCGAACGATTCCGGTTCCGTCGCCGCGACGAGCCGCTCATCCGATCTCGAACTGCGATTCGGACAGGGCCATGACTGGCTCGGCGCCGGCGCGGATCTTCGCGTCCAGCGCCACCGTGTCGGGCAGCATCTTCTGCATGAAGAAACGGGCAGTGGCGAGCTTGCCGTCGAGGAAGGCCCGGCGGCCCCGGCCGGCCGCGCGCGATCGCAACGCCGCCTCGGCCATGCCGGTCCAGGCGAACGCCA harbors:
- a CDS encoding succinylglutamate desuccinylase/aspartoacylase family protein, translating into MSGSSRRRNRNRSSNRSITIGGTSVAPGERTSIDLEMGRLYTHTPTVMPVQVICGRKAGPVLFVSAAIHGDELNGVEILRQLLKLPVLDRLRGTLVAVPIVNLHGFIQSSRYLPDRRDLNRSFPGSERGSLAGRVAHLFMREIVGQATHGIDLHTGAVHRSNLPQIRADLDDPETLRLARAFGTPVILNAAIRDGSLRAAAAEHDIPVLLYEAGEALRLDDFSIRGGINGILRVMEALDMLPATRRKPPPEPVVARSSGWVRAPESGLFRARLDIGQRVTRDQSVLGVVSDPFGEREQDVRAPFSGLIIGRSNLPLVNEGDALYHVARFYRTDLAAERVEDYQESLETQGVPPFDEEEAPDAD
- the deoC gene encoding deoxyribose-phosphate aldolase produces the protein MRTERLQRLLEALDLTRLEAGDPEAAIETLCRRAHTPFGRPAAVCVLPDRVGVAKRTLADADPDHRILLATVANFPAGDDDVAAVTATVEHALEACADEIDVVLPWRALRDGRPNAARRMLEAVRRACGPATMKVIVETGALTNELVDHAAALAIDCGADFLKTSTGKGPTGATPEAASLLIDRIEREGAVDRCGLKVSGGIRTIAAAEGYLALAERRLGPDWPTPSRFRIGASGLFDVLLDALGRTDGELGNASPPD